One genomic window of Etheostoma spectabile isolate EspeVRDwgs_2016 chromosome 7, UIUC_Espe_1.0, whole genome shotgun sequence includes the following:
- the LOC116692992 gene encoding delta-type opioid receptor yields METLRQQVNSSGLGQMNRADEDLIKVLVPILDGLILVTGLVGQTLVITIVTGRRRKGSQLPHCTDTLLLALSAADLLLLLCLPFHTSAITMGFWPFGSFLCKAISFLGVACSAASVFTMAALAVTRYLTVVHPTWVYRSRMHQRIKLTVVLLWVPASALAAPQFAFRTVTASSSVYCFAFLPDFSQLVYSIALFLCGFALPLGIIVLMYAKIYCFLQHARLLGNAPQLERYQSQVTQTSALLVLVFTLLWLPSYALMFSFIGGTIIGSHGYNTIAILARLLASSVAVVNPILYGFMSQKFRQDLIKLGRERWAFCKSCLISCPDVMGRDMVQPFELDSGQN; encoded by the coding sequence ATGGAGACTTTGAGGCAGCAGGTAAACAGCAGTGGCCTTGGCCAAATGAATAGGGCAGATGAGGATTTGATTAAGGTCTTGGTGCCCATCCTGGATGGACTAATTTTGGTGACTGGCCTGGTGGGTCAAACCCTTGTCATCACCATTGTTACTGGCAGGCGGAGGAAAGGAAGTCAACTCCCGCACTGTACAGACACCCTGCTGCTGGCTCTGAGTGCTGCTGACCTCCTTCTGCTGCTCTGCCTGCCCTTCCACACCTCTGCCATCACCATGGGCTTCTGGCCTTTCGGCAGTTTCCTGTGCAAAGCCATCAGCTTCCTGGGTGTGGCCTGCTCGGCTGCTTCAGTCTTTACCATGGCAGCTTTGGCAGTGACACGTTACCTCACAGTGGTACACCCCACCTGGGTGTACCGGTCAAGAATGCACCAACGTATTAAGCTGACAGTAGTTCTGCTCTGGGTCCCTGCCTCAGCCCTGGCAGCGCCGCAGTTTGCCTTCCGCACAGTTACTGCCTCCAGCTCAGTGTACTGCTTTGCCTTTCTGCCTGACTTCAGCCAGCTGGTCTACAGCATCGCCCTCTTCCTGTGCGGCTTTGCTTTACCACTGGGCATCATTGTACTAATGTATGCCAAAATCTACTGTTTTCTTCAACATGCACGGCTGCTGGGGAATGCTCCCCAGCTGGAGCGCTACCAGAGCCAGGTGACTCAAACTTCAGCTCTCCTGGTCCTGGTCTTTACTCTCCTCTGGCTACCCTCCTATGCTCTCATGTTCTCCTTCATTGGAGGAACCATAATAGGCTCACATGGCTACAATACTATTGCCATCCTGGCCAGACTGTTAGCATCCTCAGTGGCAGTGGTAAACCCTATACTATATGGGTTTATGTCTCAGAAGTTTAGACAAGACTTAATAAAGCTGGGGAGAGAACGTTGGGCATTTTGCAAAAGTTGTCTGATTAGTTGCCCTGATGTGATGGGGAGGGACATGGTACAGCCCTTTGAGCTGGACTCAGGCCAAAACTGA